The following coding sequences lie in one Rissa tridactyla isolate bRisTri1 chromosome Z, bRisTri1.patW.cur.20221130, whole genome shotgun sequence genomic window:
- the TMEM171 gene encoding transmembrane protein 171 isoform X2, producing the protein MYPVAVPAPGDEGNNGQHGKLIFFLFVFGAVLLCAGFLLSVFILQSCPSGTFSDCNEVLKAAGPVLAVTGLVCVLLARSRARLYIRQRQLQNEQVYSLVFCHGSCQFAQFLIFGFLFLTSGMLISILGIWVPGCSPGWHSIQLNHTGSSDVDLQGCGFLSLQIMGPLIVLTGLCFFVIAHVKKKQNLNLNQESCESEEHPQSPESFQVTVGDAVMIFPPPPPPYFADPMSPTVTRCLMSSGLPTSENPPPYHSIFSDGHTLSHTSNSIEDGVTVFCIPAPHAVLVGVQMYAQRQESALGVNHEEQGVLPFSGEAIC; encoded by the exons ATGTATCCAGTGGCTGTTCCTGCACCAGGAGATGAAGGAAATAATGGACAACATgggaaacttatttttttcctttttgtttttggaGCTGTGTTGCTCTGCGCTGGATTCCTGCTTTCAGTCTTTATTCTCCAGTCATGCCCATCTGGAACCTTCAGTGACTGTAATGAGGTCCTTAAGGCTGCTGGGCCCGTGCTGGCTGTAACTGGACTGGTTTGTGTTTTACTGGCACGATCAAGGGCCAGGCTATATATAAGACAAAGACAATTGCAAAATGAGCAGGTGTACAGCCTTGTTTTTTGTCATGGGAGCTGTCAGTTTGCCCAGTTTCTCATATTTGGATTCCTGTTTTTAACTAGTGGAATGCTGATTAGCATCCTGGGCATTTGGGTTCCTGGCTGTAGCCCTGGCTGGCACAGCATACAGCTCAACCACACCGGCAGCTCTGATGTGGACCTCCAGGGCTGTGGATTCCTGTCACTTCAAATCATGGGACCTTTGATTGTGCTCACTGGGTTGTGTTTCTTTGTGATAGCTcatgttaaaaagaaacaaaacttaaatCTCAACCAAGAATCTTGTGAAAGTGAAGAACATCCTCAGAGCCCTGAATCTTTTCAGGTTACAGTAG GTGATGCTGTAATGATATTCCCGCCTCCACCACCTCCTTATTTTGCTGACCCTATGTCACCAACTGTGACACGTTGTCTTATGTCAAGTGGCTTGCCTACAAGTGAAAATCCTCCACCATACCACTCTATCTTCAGTGATGG acacacactctcacacaccAGTAACAGCATTGAAGATGGGGTGACTGTGTTCTGTATTCCAGCTCCTCACGCAGTGTTGGTGGGGGTACAGATGTATGCACAAAGGCAAGAGTCAGCTCTGGGAGTGAATCATGAGGAACAAGGAGTTCTTCCCTTTTCTGGGGAAGCAATATGCTGA
- the TMEM174 gene encoding transmembrane protein 174 isoform X3, producing the protein MILRCFLKGCWKAWKIQPTATRMIHEDTLYSVMEQNNSNVEDFSLNVFSVTPYQPNRSDVLVSDGDKAGATLLFSGVFLGLVGITFTVMGWIKYDGITHLEWTQLLGPILLSVGVTFILIAVCKFNMLTCKPCKEREENTSDLDQTASGQSFVFTGINQPITFHGATVVQYIPPPYPAQEGMAVSPGYLHPVLSCCGAVSSSASPIPTPASAHFCPAYTLDNPAFAGDENYATYAAENTRNQRSEDSSDVPEELQEDHPCHDLSPPRYEEIYPLSS; encoded by the exons ATGATATTACGCTGCTTTTTAAAAGGATGTTGGAAAGCCTGGAAGATTCAGCCAACAGCGACAAGAATGATTCATG AAGACACGTTATACTCAGTAATGGAGCAGAACAACAGCAACGTAGAAGATTTCTCTTTGAATGTCTTTTCTGTCACTCCTTACCAGCCAAACAGATCCGATGTCCTGGTGTCAGATGGGGATAAAGCCGGCGCCACTTTGCTCTTTTCAGGTGTGTTCTTGGGACTGGTGGGGATCACGTTCACCGTGATGGGATGGATAAAATATGACGGCATTACTCACCTGGAGTGGACTCAGTTATTAGGGCCTATTCTACTGTCTGTGGGGGTGACTTTTATTCTGATTGCTGTCTGTAAATTTAACATGCTTACATGCAAGCCCTgtaaagaaagagaggaaaatacgTCAGACCTCGACCAGACGGCAAGTGGACAGTCCTTTGTCTTCACCGGCATTAACCAGCCTATAACTTTCCACGGCGCCACAGTGGTACAGTACATCCCTCCGCCCTACCCAGCCCAGGAAGGCATGGCCGTGAGTCCTGGCTACCTTCACCCGGTGCTCAGCTGCTGCGGTGCCGTTTCCTCCAGCGCCTCGCCAATTCCCACCCCAGCCTCTGCTCACTTCTGCCCTGCCTACACCCTGGATAACCCGGCTTTTGCCGGAGATGAGAACTACGCTACTTATGCTGCAGAGAATACCAGGAATCAGAG GTCAGAGGACAGTTCTGATGTGCCAGAAGAACTGCAAGAAGACCACCCCTGTCATGACTTGTCACCTCCACGTTATGAGGAAATATACCCGCTGTCTTCATAA
- the TMEM174 gene encoding transmembrane protein 174 isoform X2 has product MTDFRGIILLLYIIIRGLYKECLFCQSEPHSAMVSSRCRRYLSANAREAISWKHMTQMFLTDTALDRLFKSRALLAPVSLCSPCKLVPAACLQDGVTTGSSSVLQMFAPVPELKDLLVVGVFLGLVGITFTVMGWIKYDGITHLEWTQLLGPILLSVGVTFILIAVCKFNMLTCKPCKEREENTSDLDQTASGQSFVFTGINQPITFHGATVVQYIPPPYPAQEGMAVSPGYLHPVLSCCGAVSSSASPIPTPASAHFCPAYTLDNPAFAGDENYATYAAENTRNQRSEDSSDVPEELQEDHPCHDLSPPRYEEIYPLSS; this is encoded by the exons ATGACCGATTTCAGGGGGATTATACTACTGTTATATATCATTATTCGTGGTTTGTACAAGGAGTGCTTATTTTGCCAGAGTGAGCCCCACTCAGCAATGGTATCTTCCAGGTGCAGACGTTACTTATCAGCAAATGCAAGAGAGGCTATTTCATGGAAACACATGACACAGATGTTTTTAACTGACACAGCGCTTGACAGACTCTTCAAAAGTAGAGCCCTCTTAGCTCctgtgtccctctgcagcccctgtAAGTTAGTGCCAGCTGCCTGCCTTCAGGATGGAGTGACAACAGGTTCtagttctgttttgcaaatgtttgcaCCCGTTCCTGAACTGAAGGATCTGCTTGTAGTAG GTGTGTTCTTGGGACTGGTGGGGATCACGTTCACCGTGATGGGATGGATAAAATATGACGGCATTACTCACCTGGAGTGGACTCAGTTATTAGGGCCTATTCTACTGTCTGTGGGGGTGACTTTTATTCTGATTGCTGTCTGTAAATTTAACATGCTTACATGCAAGCCCTgtaaagaaagagaggaaaatacgTCAGACCTCGACCAGACGGCAAGTGGACAGTCCTTTGTCTTCACCGGCATTAACCAGCCTATAACTTTCCACGGCGCCACAGTGGTACAGTACATCCCTCCGCCCTACCCAGCCCAGGAAGGCATGGCCGTGAGTCCTGGCTACCTTCACCCGGTGCTCAGCTGCTGCGGTGCCGTTTCCTCCAGCGCCTCGCCAATTCCCACCCCAGCCTCTGCTCACTTCTGCCCTGCCTACACCCTGGATAACCCGGCTTTTGCCGGAGATGAGAACTACGCTACTTATGCTGCAGAGAATACCAGGAATCAGAG GTCAGAGGACAGTTCTGATGTGCCAGAAGAACTGCAAGAAGACCACCCCTGTCATGACTTGTCACCTCCACGTTATGAGGAAATATACCCGCTGTCTTCATAA
- the TMEM171 gene encoding transmembrane protein 171 isoform X1: MYPVAVPAPGDEGNNGQHGKLIFFLFVFGAVLLCAGFLLSVFILQSCPSGTFSDCNEVLKAAGPVLAVTGLVCVLLARSRARLYIRQRQLQNEQVYSLVFCHGSCQFAQFLIFGFLFLTSGMLISILGIWVPGCSPGWHSIQLNHTGSSDVDLQGCGFLSLQIMGPLIVLTGLCFFVIAHVKKKQNLNLNQESCESEEHPQSPESFQVTVGDAVMIFPPPPPPYFADPMSPTVTRCLMSSGLPTSENPPPYHSIFSDGAQLADDERTVAVRDYETIYTISGSSSPSDILPMLYLSSESPPKYEEKASITNNEYSPSSSSSSISLATSDTSS; encoded by the exons ATGTATCCAGTGGCTGTTCCTGCACCAGGAGATGAAGGAAATAATGGACAACATgggaaacttatttttttcctttttgtttttggaGCTGTGTTGCTCTGCGCTGGATTCCTGCTTTCAGTCTTTATTCTCCAGTCATGCCCATCTGGAACCTTCAGTGACTGTAATGAGGTCCTTAAGGCTGCTGGGCCCGTGCTGGCTGTAACTGGACTGGTTTGTGTTTTACTGGCACGATCAAGGGCCAGGCTATATATAAGACAAAGACAATTGCAAAATGAGCAGGTGTACAGCCTTGTTTTTTGTCATGGGAGCTGTCAGTTTGCCCAGTTTCTCATATTTGGATTCCTGTTTTTAACTAGTGGAATGCTGATTAGCATCCTGGGCATTTGGGTTCCTGGCTGTAGCCCTGGCTGGCACAGCATACAGCTCAACCACACCGGCAGCTCTGATGTGGACCTCCAGGGCTGTGGATTCCTGTCACTTCAAATCATGGGACCTTTGATTGTGCTCACTGGGTTGTGTTTCTTTGTGATAGCTcatgttaaaaagaaacaaaacttaaatCTCAACCAAGAATCTTGTGAAAGTGAAGAACATCCTCAGAGCCCTGAATCTTTTCAGGTTACAGTAG GTGATGCTGTAATGATATTCCCGCCTCCACCACCTCCTTATTTTGCTGACCCTATGTCACCAACTGTGACACGTTGTCTTATGTCAAGTGGCTTGCCTACAAGTGAAAATCCTCCACCATACCACTCTATCTTCAGTGATGG AGCACAGCTTGCTGATGATGAAAGAACAGTTGCTGTTAGAGACTATGAAACCATATATACAATTTCTGGAAGCAGCTCACCTTCAGATATTTTACCAATGCTATACCTCTCCTCTGAATCACCTCCAAAATACGAAGAAAAAGCATCAATAACAAATAACGAATATTCTccatcttcatcttcttcatctATTTCCTTAGCCACATCTGACACCAGTTCATAG
- the TMEM174 gene encoding transmembrane protein 174 isoform X1 gives MTDFRGIILLLYIIIRGLYKECLFCQSEPHSAMVSSRCRRYLSANAREAISWKHMTQMFLTDTALDRLFKSRALLAPVSLCSPCKLVPAACLQDGVTTGSSSVLQMFAPVPELKDLLVVEDTLYSVMEQNNSNVEDFSLNVFSVTPYQPNRSDVLVSDGDKAGATLLFSGVFLGLVGITFTVMGWIKYDGITHLEWTQLLGPILLSVGVTFILIAVCKFNMLTCKPCKEREENTSDLDQTASGQSFVFTGINQPITFHGATVVQYIPPPYPAQEGMAVSPGYLHPVLSCCGAVSSSASPIPTPASAHFCPAYTLDNPAFAGDENYATYAAENTRNQRSEDSSDVPEELQEDHPCHDLSPPRYEEIYPLSS, from the exons ATGACCGATTTCAGGGGGATTATACTACTGTTATATATCATTATTCGTGGTTTGTACAAGGAGTGCTTATTTTGCCAGAGTGAGCCCCACTCAGCAATGGTATCTTCCAGGTGCAGACGTTACTTATCAGCAAATGCAAGAGAGGCTATTTCATGGAAACACATGACACAGATGTTTTTAACTGACACAGCGCTTGACAGACTCTTCAAAAGTAGAGCCCTCTTAGCTCctgtgtccctctgcagcccctgtAAGTTAGTGCCAGCTGCCTGCCTTCAGGATGGAGTGACAACAGGTTCtagttctgttttgcaaatgtttgcaCCCGTTCCTGAACTGAAGGATCTGCTTGTAGTAG AAGACACGTTATACTCAGTAATGGAGCAGAACAACAGCAACGTAGAAGATTTCTCTTTGAATGTCTTTTCTGTCACTCCTTACCAGCCAAACAGATCCGATGTCCTGGTGTCAGATGGGGATAAAGCCGGCGCCACTTTGCTCTTTTCAGGTGTGTTCTTGGGACTGGTGGGGATCACGTTCACCGTGATGGGATGGATAAAATATGACGGCATTACTCACCTGGAGTGGACTCAGTTATTAGGGCCTATTCTACTGTCTGTGGGGGTGACTTTTATTCTGATTGCTGTCTGTAAATTTAACATGCTTACATGCAAGCCCTgtaaagaaagagaggaaaatacgTCAGACCTCGACCAGACGGCAAGTGGACAGTCCTTTGTCTTCACCGGCATTAACCAGCCTATAACTTTCCACGGCGCCACAGTGGTACAGTACATCCCTCCGCCCTACCCAGCCCAGGAAGGCATGGCCGTGAGTCCTGGCTACCTTCACCCGGTGCTCAGCTGCTGCGGTGCCGTTTCCTCCAGCGCCTCGCCAATTCCCACCCCAGCCTCTGCTCACTTCTGCCCTGCCTACACCCTGGATAACCCGGCTTTTGCCGGAGATGAGAACTACGCTACTTATGCTGCAGAGAATACCAGGAATCAGAG GTCAGAGGACAGTTCTGATGTGCCAGAAGAACTGCAAGAAGACCACCCCTGTCATGACTTGTCACCTCCACGTTATGAGGAAATATACCCGCTGTCTTCATAA